A DNA window from Kitasatospora atroaurantiaca contains the following coding sequences:
- a CDS encoding GNAT family N-acetyltransferase translates to MRIRPYRAEDQDAVLALIADDRLTGQPETTAAMLTEALAGYSPTESDQWAALDVPRTAVAHDPAGRVLGAASYTTRSSDQEGFVLWLHSGEDLPVASALIDAALADLGPRTVHAFAFASALSLGLQGLPVRSRPATRKALESVGFSGRDQCSYLHRHLRELPHVPESRTYPIADVQTSDQPPGRQLYLRDTDGALIGEAALGEPVDGIGVLQWIEIGAAHRGRGLGGNLLTQCCDLLAGNGGHELIAYLPEDPPRDSRLDQPAAGHLLATQGFEEIDTLCTFTRGPV, encoded by the coding sequence GTGCGGATTCGGCCCTACCGGGCCGAGGATCAGGACGCGGTTCTCGCGCTGATCGCCGACGACCGGCTCACCGGTCAGCCCGAAACAACCGCGGCCATGCTCACGGAGGCCCTGGCCGGGTACTCGCCCACGGAGAGCGACCAGTGGGCCGCCCTCGACGTCCCGCGTACCGCGGTCGCGCACGACCCGGCGGGAAGGGTCCTGGGTGCCGCTTCCTACACGACGCGCTCCTCGGACCAGGAGGGCTTCGTCCTGTGGCTGCACAGCGGCGAGGACCTGCCCGTGGCATCCGCCCTGATCGATGCCGCACTGGCCGACCTCGGACCGCGAACGGTGCACGCCTTCGCCTTCGCCTCCGCGCTGTCCCTGGGCCTGCAAGGGCTTCCCGTGCGCAGCCGGCCGGCGACCCGCAAAGCGCTCGAGAGCGTCGGCTTCTCGGGCCGCGACCAGTGCAGCTATCTCCACCGCCACCTTCGCGAACTACCCCACGTCCCGGAGTCCCGCACCTACCCGATCGCCGACGTGCAGACCTCGGACCAGCCGCCCGGCCGGCAGCTGTATCTGCGCGACACCGACGGGGCCCTCATCGGGGAGGCCGCCCTCGGTGAGCCGGTCGACGGCATCGGCGTACTGCAGTGGATCGAGATCGGGGCCGCGCACCGGGGCCGCGGACTCGGCGGCAACCTCCTCACGCAGTGCTGCGACCTCCTCGCGGGCAACGGCGGCCACGAGTTGATCGCCTACCTGCCCGAAGACCCGCCCCGCGACTCACGGCTCGACCAACCCGCCGCCGGCCACCTCCTCGCGACCCAGGGCTTCGAGGAGATCGACACGCTCTGTACCTTCACCCGCGGCCCTGTCTGA